Proteins from one Bacteroides mediterraneensis genomic window:
- a CDS encoding aldo/keto reductase gives METELTKSVTLNNGVKMPRIGYGVYLIPSGMTERCVREALRLGYRSIDTAQCYGNEREVGVAVRKSGLSRNEVFITTKLWGCSNYRDTLSSIDSSLRRLDLDYIDLLLIHEPTGDIPEIYKAMEDAYRVGKLRAIGVANFLDDAYLNLVEYAEIMPAINQVETHVFRQQASLRELMKLYGTQAEAWSPLAAGRDGFFTQPVLEEIARAHGKSVAQVGLRFLYQQNIIVIPKSTHIERMRENKKIEDFMLTDEEMKRIMLLDRGKSLFNWW, from the coding sequence ATGGAGACTGAATTGACGAAATCTGTCACACTGAACAACGGTGTGAAAATGCCGCGCATCGGTTATGGGGTTTATCTGATTCCATCCGGCATGACGGAACGGTGTGTCCGTGAAGCCTTGCGCTTGGGCTATCGTTCAATTGATACGGCGCAGTGTTATGGCAACGAACGAGAAGTGGGTGTTGCTGTCCGTAAATCTGGATTATCCCGCAATGAGGTGTTTATTACCACTAAATTGTGGGGATGTTCCAACTATCGTGACACGCTATCTTCCATTGACTCTTCCTTACGTCGTTTGGATTTGGATTACATTGATTTGCTTCTCATTCATGAACCGACTGGTGATATTCCGGAAATTTATAAGGCGATGGAAGACGCCTATCGTGTCGGAAAACTGCGTGCCATCGGAGTGGCAAATTTCCTCGATGATGCTTACTTGAACTTGGTGGAATATGCTGAGATTATGCCTGCCATCAATCAGGTGGAAACCCATGTGTTCCGCCAACAGGCATCCCTGCGTGAACTGATGAAGCTTTATGGTACACAGGCAGAAGCATGGTCGCCTCTTGCCGCCGGACGTGACGGATTCTTTACCCAGCCAGTTTTGGAGGAAATAGCTCGTGCACATGGAAAGAGTGTGGCACAAGTCGGATTACGCTTTCTTTATCAGCAAAATATCATTGTCATTCCTAAATCCACTCACATAGAGCGAATGCGTGAAAACAAGAAAATAGAGGATTTCATGCTTACGGATGAGGAAATGAAACGTATCATGTTGCTGGACAGGGGAAAAAGTTTGTTTAACTGGTGGTAA
- a CDS encoding helix-turn-helix domain-containing protein, protein MLKESQVYNYWNIVYSCFVPHEMLSEYRMPVHVLIYVYSGEMLVYYNGRTLKVGEGNYIFIKRDHQVKLLKHTVEDAPYRAISIRFERNFLREFFSTLNKDTLPKEVKRIRESALLLPQTPALQSLFLSLFPYTDANVKPKDEIIRLKMQEALYCLLDTDVRFYPTLFDFSESWKIDLLPFMEANYTQDMTLDEFATYTGRSLATFKRDFAKVSDVSPEKWLIRKRLDKAYELLATGQLKPSEVYMEVGFKNRSHFFSAFKRQFGVSPGGVAIHI, encoded by the coding sequence ATGCTAAAAGAATCACAAGTATACAACTATTGGAACATCGTGTATAGTTGCTTCGTGCCGCACGAGATGCTGTCGGAATACCGGATGCCCGTCCACGTCCTTATCTACGTCTATTCGGGTGAGATGCTGGTGTACTACAATGGGCGTACGCTGAAAGTCGGTGAGGGGAATTATATCTTCATCAAGCGTGACCATCAGGTGAAACTGCTGAAGCATACCGTGGAAGATGCTCCTTACAGAGCCATCAGTATCCGTTTCGAGCGCAATTTCCTACGGGAGTTTTTCAGTACGTTGAACAAGGACACGCTGCCCAAGGAGGTGAAACGTATCCGTGAATCTGCTCTGTTGCTGCCTCAGACACCAGCCTTGCAGAGTCTGTTCCTCTCGCTCTTTCCTTATACCGATGCCAATGTCAAACCGAAAGATGAAATTATTCGCTTGAAGATGCAGGAAGCACTCTACTGCCTGCTCGACACGGATGTCCGTTTTTATCCCACGTTGTTCGATTTCAGTGAATCGTGGAAGATTGACCTGTTGCCTTTCATGGAGGCGAACTATACCCAGGACATGACGCTCGACGAGTTTGCCACCTATACCGGTCGCAGCCTTGCCACCTTCAAGCGCGACTTTGCCAAGGTGAGCGATGTTTCGCCGGAGAAATGGCTCATACGGAAACGTCTAGACAAGGCATACGAATTGTTGGCTACCGGCCAGCTCAAGCCTTCTGAGGTGTATATGGAGGTTGGCTTCAAGAACCGTTCGCATTTCTTCAGCGCATTCAAGCGGCAGTTTGGAGTATCTCCGGGTGGAGTAGCTATTCATATATGA
- a CDS encoding flavodoxin family protein: MRNNIIITLFLMVIISFTACKKGQKQTELIHIPGIVENINLQNDIPKQVSLAGIMLPFEETIVQHRQKDMKQILFINASPNKKGNTAAMAHRMLSGRNYTTLNLIDYKIYPLGQSFNDDQFDEVINLMSEPEILVMGSPVYWHSMTGQFRTLLDRIYMSPSKKILAGKDLYFIFQGAAPSADMLKAGDYTMQTFCRLFGLHYKGMASTLSEAEKLGKKINGII, from the coding sequence ATGAGAAATAACATCATTATCACACTATTTCTTATGGTCATTATTTCATTTACGGCTTGTAAGAAAGGACAAAAACAAACAGAGTTGATACACATTCCAGGAATAGTAGAAAATATTAATTTACAAAATGATATTCCAAAGCAGGTATCTCTTGCAGGCATCATGTTACCATTTGAAGAAACTATCGTGCAACATCGGCAAAAAGACATGAAACAGATATTGTTCATTAATGCTAGTCCTAATAAGAAAGGGAATACTGCGGCAATGGCGCATAGGATGTTGTCTGGAAGAAATTATACTACATTAAATTTGATAGACTACAAAATCTATCCGTTAGGGCAATCATTTAATGATGACCAGTTTGATGAAGTAATCAATTTGATGTCAGAACCGGAGATACTTGTAATGGGGTCTCCTGTTTATTGGCATTCTATGACGGGGCAATTCAGAACTTTGCTTGATAGAATTTACATGTCGCCTTCTAAAAAAATATTGGCTGGTAAAGATTTGTATTTTATTTTTCAAGGAGCAGCACCTTCTGCTGATATGTTGAAAGCTGGGGATTATACGATGCAAACATTCTGTCGTTTGTTCGGCTTGCATTATAAGGGTATGGCAAGCACGCTTTCTGAAGCAGAAAAATTAGGTAAAAAAATTAACGGTATTATTTGA
- a CDS encoding efflux RND transporter permease subunit, translating into MKENIFIKRPAMAISISVMLLIVGVVSLVSLPVEQYPDIAPPTVQVSATYTGASADAVQKSVVIPLEESINGVENMLYMTSTASNQGQATITVYFKQGTNPDMAAVNVQNRVSKAQGLLPAEVTRVGVTTQKQQNSLLYIPILYSPDGRYDKQFLDNYMDINIIPRLKRINGVADVLFFGNVYSLRIWLKPDVMAQYGLVPSDITEVLDEQNIESPTGAFGENSGNTFQYTMSYKGRLSDVSEFENMVIRSFPDGNVLRVGDVAVVELGWQAYTYESVMNGLPSCPIRLFQVAGANATEVNNEISATLDEISKNLPEGMEIATILNSNEFLFASIHEVVLTLVIAIVLVVLVVYFFLHDFKSTLIPSLSILVSLIGTFAFLAIAGFSVNLLTLFALVLAIGTVVDDAIVVVEAVHAKFDVGYRSPYLATRDAMSDVTIAIITCSLVFMAVFVPVTFMGGTSGTFYTQFGVTMAAAVGLSCLNSLTLCPALCALWLRPAKGERNARSLNARVRMAYDVSFNAMLGKYKRGILFFFRRRWLSWSALGLGVIAFAFLARTTKTGFVPQEDMGMLYLNITASPGNTLTQTRKAAQQVDSILASTPEVEYFGRVIGNGILAGQGVSYGSAFVRLYHWDKRKGKEHSAAAVVTRLNKAFGEIRDAQVFCFQQAMIPGYGTGNSIELNIQDLAGGELKDLFDVTNTFLAELNKRPEVAMAYTAFNMNFPQYRVDVDAAKCKRAGISPAEVLSTLGSYCGGVYASNFNQFSKMYRVMVQAAPEYRLDAHALDNMFVRVNGEMAPLSQFVSLERMQGAEIINRFNLFSSILASVNVADGYSSGQVQQAIAEVAAQTLPSGYGYEYGGMAREEAGSTNHTFLIYLFCVVFIYLILVCLYESFLVPFAVILSVPCGLMGSFLFARLFGLENNIYLQTGVIMLIGLLAKTAILITEYATERRRKGMGIVEAAYSAAVARFRPIMMTVLAMIFGMLPLMFASGAGANGNNTLGTGVVGGMLVGTLALLFIVPTMFIVFEYLQEKLRPALKEDMDVQTVKEHGRYLAENSMFNPNNQMEK; encoded by the coding sequence ATGAAAGAAAATATTTTTATCAAACGTCCGGCAATGGCAATTTCCATCAGTGTGATGCTGTTGATTGTGGGCGTCGTGTCGCTTGTCAGTCTTCCTGTAGAACAATATCCTGATATAGCTCCGCCTACCGTACAGGTGTCTGCCACTTATACGGGAGCCAGTGCGGATGCGGTACAGAAAAGTGTGGTCATTCCGTTGGAGGAAAGTATTAACGGAGTAGAGAATATGCTTTATATGACTTCCACCGCCAGCAATCAGGGGCAGGCCACCATCACGGTCTATTTCAAGCAAGGGACGAATCCCGACATGGCCGCGGTGAACGTGCAGAACAGGGTGTCAAAGGCACAAGGTCTGCTGCCTGCCGAAGTGACCCGCGTCGGTGTCACCACGCAAAAGCAACAGAACAGTCTGCTTTATATCCCTATCTTGTACAGCCCTGACGGACGTTACGACAAGCAGTTCCTCGACAACTATATGGACATAAACATTATTCCACGATTGAAACGTATCAATGGAGTGGCCGATGTGTTGTTTTTTGGTAATGTGTATAGTCTGCGTATCTGGTTGAAGCCAGACGTGATGGCACAATACGGACTGGTGCCTTCAGACATAACGGAGGTCTTGGACGAACAGAATATTGAATCGCCTACCGGAGCTTTCGGGGAAAACTCGGGCAACACCTTCCAATATACCATGAGTTACAAAGGCCGCCTGAGCGATGTCAGCGAGTTTGAGAATATGGTGATCCGTTCGTTCCCGGACGGGAATGTGCTTCGCGTGGGGGATGTGGCAGTGGTGGAACTGGGATGGCAGGCCTATACTTACGAAAGTGTGATGAACGGGTTGCCCTCGTGCCCTATCCGCCTGTTTCAGGTGGCAGGAGCCAATGCAACGGAAGTAAACAATGAGATTTCTGCCACCTTGGATGAAATAAGCAAGAATTTACCTGAAGGGATGGAGATAGCTACTATCCTTAACTCGAACGAGTTCCTTTTTGCATCCATCCATGAAGTCGTGCTGACGTTGGTCATAGCCATTGTACTGGTGGTGCTGGTGGTCTATTTCTTCTTGCACGATTTCAAGAGTACGCTGATCCCTTCACTTTCCATCCTTGTTTCGCTGATAGGTACGTTTGCTTTTCTGGCCATTGCCGGATTCAGCGTGAACCTGCTGACCCTGTTCGCGCTGGTGCTTGCCATCGGTACCGTGGTCGATGATGCCATTGTCGTGGTGGAAGCAGTGCACGCCAAGTTTGATGTCGGCTATCGTTCGCCCTATCTGGCTACGCGGGATGCGATGAGCGATGTCACGATAGCCATCATCACCTGTTCGCTGGTGTTCATGGCGGTATTTGTACCGGTTACTTTCATGGGAGGAACCTCGGGCACGTTCTATACCCAGTTCGGGGTGACGATGGCGGCTGCGGTGGGTCTGTCGTGCTTGAACTCGCTGACTCTCTGTCCGGCTCTGTGCGCCTTATGGCTTCGCCCGGCAAAGGGAGAACGGAACGCCAGGAGCCTGAATGCCCGTGTGCGCATGGCATACGATGTGTCGTTCAATGCCATGCTGGGCAAGTACAAACGGGGTATCCTGTTTTTCTTCCGCCGCCGTTGGTTGTCATGGTCGGCTTTGGGGTTGGGTGTCATCGCGTTTGCCTTCCTTGCACGTACCACCAAAACGGGATTTGTGCCGCAGGAAGACATGGGAATGCTTTATTTGAACATCACCGCTTCGCCCGGCAATACATTGACACAGACCCGCAAGGCTGCACAGCAGGTGGATTCCATTCTTGCCTCCACGCCGGAGGTGGAATACTTCGGACGCGTCATCGGAAATGGTATTCTGGCAGGACAAGGAGTTTCATATGGTTCCGCGTTTGTCCGGCTGTATCACTGGGACAAGCGGAAAGGCAAGGAACATTCCGCAGCAGCAGTCGTTACCCGCTTGAACAAGGCGTTCGGCGAAATCAGGGACGCGCAGGTATTCTGCTTCCAGCAGGCAATGATACCCGGATATGGTACGGGAAATTCCATCGAACTGAACATTCAGGATTTGGCTGGTGGAGAACTGAAGGATTTGTTTGATGTGACCAACACGTTCCTGGCCGAACTGAACAAACGGCCGGAGGTGGCAATGGCTTATACAGCGTTCAATATGAATTTTCCACAGTATCGGGTGGATGTGGATGCGGCCAAATGCAAACGGGCTGGCATATCACCTGCAGAGGTATTGAGTACGCTGGGCAGTTATTGTGGTGGGGTGTATGCGTCCAACTTCAACCAGTTCTCCAAGATGTACCGTGTAATGGTTCAGGCTGCTCCGGAGTATAGACTTGATGCGCATGCGTTGGACAACATGTTCGTCCGTGTCAATGGAGAAATGGCTCCACTCAGCCAGTTCGTTTCGTTGGAACGGATGCAGGGGGCGGAAATCATCAACCGCTTCAACCTGTTCAGCAGCATCCTTGCCAGCGTAAACGTGGCCGACGGATATTCATCGGGACAGGTGCAGCAAGCCATCGCGGAAGTGGCAGCCCAGACCCTGCCGTCCGGTTACGGGTATGAATACGGCGGCATGGCACGTGAAGAGGCAGGAAGTACCAATCACACATTCCTTATCTACCTGTTCTGCGTGGTGTTTATATATTTGATATTGGTATGCCTGTACGAGAGCTTTCTTGTGCCTTTTGCGGTTATCTTGTCGGTGCCTTGCGGGTTGATGGGCAGCTTCCTGTTTGCCCGGCTGTTCGGACTGGAGAACAATATCTACTTGCAGACCGGTGTCATTATGCTCATCGGACTATTGGCAAAAACAGCCATATTGATTACAGAATATGCCACGGAGCGTCGTCGCAAAGGGATGGGCATCGTGGAAGCCGCTTATTCGGCAGCCGTCGCCCGCTTCCGTCCCATTATGATGACCGTGCTGGCAATGATATTCGGTATGCTCCCCCTGATGTTCGCTTCGGGAGCTGGTGCGAATGGAAATAACACCCTGGGGACAGGCGTGGTAGGAGGAATGTTGGTAGGTACACTGGCTTTGCTGTTTATCGTTCCTACGATGTTCATCGTGTTTGAATATTTGCAGGAGAAACTGCGCCCGGCCTTGAAGGAAGATATGGATGTCCAGACAGTGAAAGAACACGGGCGTTATCTTGCCGAGAACAGTATGTTTAACCCGAATAACCAAATGGAAAAATGA